Genomic DNA from Perognathus longimembris pacificus isolate PPM17 chromosome 6, ASM2315922v1, whole genome shotgun sequence:
tattcttaacttccagcttatatgcagttttggaaccagggaatagcatagggttgttaaaattccagaacacaaagaggctttgaagtttacaacatttgattacagtaaacacaaggtaacaaagcaattcctgacagtggctgtggactttgcctttagcatatcctggcggtaacagcacagccagaggtgaaaatgaacctaggtgcaggtttggctcccaacatcttggcgacatcggcacagccagaggtcaggatgagcttagctactagctcggctcccgacatttCCTGACCATACATTATGATCTTGAATGTGTTTCTAATGGGCATACAGTGTTTCTCACCATGATTAATATCTTTAATGCTTTTGAAACCAAACATCTTCTGTCTTTATGTATAGTTCTAAATGAGACACTCAGAGGAGGGCAAACCAACAAAGATGACATGTTCCAGGCACGTGAATTTCTCTTTACcagtatgaaaaaaaatatttctgaactATGTAAATATACTCAGTTCTTCCTTAGAAGGTGACAGAGCccattctttgttgttttttttctttccttttctccactCTCGTGgagttgaaaataactacaagttAGACATAAATCCCAAGGTAATGTATCTACCTATATCTTTGATTTAGAATGTACAGCAGTAATACATTCCTAGCTTTGCACAAACCACCTTTTCTCCTCAAACTCTTGCCAGCTGAATCCCTTCTACTGcagtgtgttttctttctctctctctctctttctttctttctttctttctttctttctttctttctttctatctttctttcttctttctttttatatttagtcAGGAGCTGTACATGAGCTCTTTTGTtcgtggctagcactctaccactttgagccacagtagtggttaattggagaaaagagttaatagtctcctggactttgttgcctggggttagctttgaaccaagattctcacatctcactcagctttctgaatagccagaattatagacatgagctaccagtgcttggcttcctgttcttctgtttgctttttctttccctccctccctccttccctccctccttccctccttccctccctccccttccttccttccttccttccttccttccttccttccttccttccttcctatccctccctccctcgccccctctctttctttctttctttctttctttctttctttctttctttctttctttctttctttctttttctttctttctctttctctctctctctctttctttctttcttgctttctttctttctttctctttctttctttctttcccattgaTCAGCTCTCTATTGTTTTGTAAGCCAACTCAGATAAGGGATATTTTCTAacatctttcttcttcatttttattttatggtcaCTGTTCCTTACAGAGCTTCTGGTAGATACTTAGAAGGTACTAAATAACTTCCCTTACATTATGATTACTAAGTTTATTTGATGGAATATTAATACAAGAATCTGGTTGATCAAAAGTTGGAGTTTGGGGGAAAATAAACTACTTATTTGAGGGAGCAGACATATTTTCTTGCATTCAGGCAAGAAACTACAAGATGGGAATGGGAGTCAAGTAAGCTTGCTAAGATCCTGAAATCTCTGACTCAATCTTAGATTTTTCTAGAACtagatttcataaaaataaaaagaagtctaGGAACATTATTGATCTGATGTAGTAGAATTTTAGGACAAAGCAATTCTTAATCTTTGGCTCATGGAGAAATTGATGTAGAAAGCAATGTTTGCCCTCTTAAGTGAACATTCTAGTACTTAGAAACAGGTGCATTCCTGCTAATCAGGATGAAGGGGCTGAGACCAGCATACCCAAGGACTAGAAGTACCTTCATATTTAGTACTGTGCAGTCATGTCTCAGGATAGAACCTAGGTAGATGCTGGAAATGAAATCTgcccaaagggaaaaaagaaaacaagccatGAGAATGAAAGTGCTTAGAGTAGCTCTGATTTCTGGGCtggaattattttcaaatttggaGCTATAAAGGTAGAGAACTCGTTTGTGATGTTTATACAGATGGAAAGCCATGTATCCACTGCTccaacccatgagactctgagaGATCACATCTTGCAGAGCCACGAGGGAGAAGGCCTAGATTGATGCATATGACAATACCCTTCCTGTACTTCAGTTCTGGAGCTGTTCATGCTATCGAGTGCTGTCATATAGTGGAGCAAATAGGAGGTAATcagagagttcaagacccatatgAGGAGGAGATAGGGAAGAACTTGCCATGCAGTCTGTGGTCTGAGCTTTCTCCACAGGGCGGTTCTGGGACTGATGGTGATGGCCTGGACCGTGGTGAGGAGACTCATGGTACAGATGGAAAGGCCTTGAGCTAATTTTTCCATAAAAATCACAGTTTTGCAACCAACATCACCTAGGAAGTTTATGAAACAAAGATCTGTGGCTATTCTACTTCTGGCTCCTATGCTACAAATAATTATTGTATTTGAAACAGCCAGGTGAATATGAATAAGGTAGAtgggtttttgtttctctggACCCATAACCAAAGTATACACATGTCTCACAAGTACAAGGATGTTTCCTAAAACTCCAGGTCCAGTAAGTATACAGTAAGTACACAGTAAGTATCTCATCCTTTGGATGAGACTACTCCAAATCATTGGATTTTATGAACAGGACCAGGAAAAGCCTTTTGAAAAGCACAAACATGTAAAGATGACATTTTTGCAGGTGTATTGCTTTTCCCTGTTAACATAGTAAATTGAATGGTTTGGGAATTGTGTTATTGTACAAGATTATTTCTGGAAGATGCctaatcttctttctttcctaatttccatcctttgttctctttcttccttctttccttaacttctttccctctctcacccaccatccctccctccttcctttctttacttcctctccctctctctccccctctctctccctttctccctctctctctccctctctcctctctccccctaccAGTGTCTGTCACTTcctttgacagtcctggggattgaactcaggatcagggtgctgtctttgagcatttCTAGCTCAAGCCtgataatctaccacttgaaacacaattCCAATTCCACTTCTCCTTTTTTGTGTTTGGTGATGATTTGGAGATacatgtctcatgaactttcttacttagggtggctttgaacagtgatcctcagatttcagccaaccatgtagctagaattacaggcatgagctatcagggTCCtgagctttcttcctttcttgattCCTATGACCTGGAAATCATGACTAGAATTTAGACACAAACTCCATGTTCACGCATCcacctatttttccttttttgtatttctCATGTCCAAATTTTCTATGATCTTTTTCTCCTTAACTAAAAGGTTAAAAATCAATAAAGACAATGGAGTCAATTTCCAATCTGTACTCTTTAGTACTACTAGCTTAAATGCctccttccctttcatttctcATACCAAATATCTATCATAATTATGATGATTTTATTACACTTCTCCTTCCCCAGATCATCTGTATCCATTGGTCCAGTATACATTCATCTTTCACCTGCGCAAAGAATCAATACAGAGTAAACAAAGCCACCCTAAATACTCCTGTTGAGATTTGTAAAACTACTTTATAAAATGATAACTTTTTATGTTCTGCTCATTCTGTATCCTAGTGAACATGAAGATTGAATATAGCTTTTCTTCTTATAAATCATAAATAGCTTCATATGTCAACCTGCATTCAACTCCCCACATTTTTCTTGTTTATCATATTTATTTGTGCAATACTTTCAACATCTCATCCTTCAAGTATCATGTTGACACCTTGTTAAAAGAATATGCATAATATCTCCATGCTGAACTTTGTCCCAATGAGTACCCTTCATAGCTAAGTGCAATCGATGGATCACAAATcaactcagaattttttttctactacTCGTGAATCCATTGGGCCATCTTCCCTGTGTTAAGCTGTGTGCATGTTTATCTGCCATAGCCATCATCCTGCCCTGCTCAGTGCAAATGCCTTGGAAATGTCACTTTTGAGTCTGGTTATATCAGTTTCCTAACATAATCTCCTGCTACTAAGTGCATGAAAAActgtttataaataaattatgaaCTGAAGCATATGATTCAAAAACTTGACCTTAAACTCAGCAATGTATCAGGTAAACAATGTATGAAGATATTTGGGTTGATTTCTGTTTCAACACAAATGTTACAACTGAATGGGCTGGAGAAGTCAATGCACTTGGATTTTAGAGTTTCAGTGTCTTGCACAAGTAGAGATGAGGTGAACACACCGATTTCTACAGATACAATGAATGACATgggctatctttaaaaaaaaacttacaaattaTAGTTAATTCTTACTTGGTATACTTCTGTAATCCTGGGCTAATGattgtacttttaaaaaagtaCATCTTGTTTTTTGACATATCAATAATAGACTtaggaataaagaaagaatatctTTGTTCTCCTGATGAATATCATACATGGCCTAGAAAAGTCATACACCTATATCTACTCTTATACTGTTTAGGTGAGACATTGATGTGCTTATTTAGTAACATTTTATAATCTTCTTATGTCCTCCTACCTCAACAGCTTCTTTTAGACAGGATAATACAGGGTACTGGACAGAAGATAGAAATTGATGGCTCTCCTACCTGGATTCTAATACCTTCCTTTTCTACAGATGGTCAAATATCTCAgacccttctctctccccacctgTCCCTGACCAACTCTGCCTCCACAGCTTCCCTTCTAAAGCCAAAGTCAGCCCCAATCTACAGTACCAGATCACTTACCTACATAGTCAATGCAGCTGCTTCAAGGTGGATATTGTGATTAAGCAGAGAGAATCAGGTTATACTTATCCTTCATGAGTCCCAGTGCTCATCACCAGCTTCATGGTTGTAAAGATGTCACTGTCATGAGTTTTGTCTTAATCATGGGAAAAGGGCTCCTTCTGATCCTTTCCATCCCGGAGGCACAACTCTGCTGTCTTCCTGCAAGTGCATAATTGCTGAGGCTAGAAACTTGGTGCATCTAATTATAGTGAATGCCTAATAGTGAGGGGCCAGGGTATTGATGAGCAAGTCCCTAAAGTGTCcaactttctctgtttctcttttttgagGTCCTCCattcatcaaaaaagccagaagcaatatTAAGGAAACTTTGGAGCATCCAAACAGGTCAACAAATGTTAGAACATGGAGCTACTCTTGCTTCTATTGTTTAGGACATAGTCATTGAGGACTTATGGAAGGCCGGGATGGTGTGTGTCCTATCAATTCTGGCCACCTGCTTACATCACTTCATGTCTCTTACTGAAATGTTTACATCTATTTTCTGGTCTTTGTTATAGGTATTTTTCTTTGAACTGCTCACTACCAAATAaggattgtcttttttttcttatttgtttttgttggtcttggggcttgaactcaggatctgagtgctgtctctgagctcttttgcttgaggctagcactctaccactttgatgcacagctccacttctggttttctggtgttgaattacagataagagtcttacagactttcttgtctggagttggctttgaaccatgaccttcagatttcaacctacttagtagctaggattacaggtgtaagctaccagcacctggcatggtTGTCTTTTTAGATGCTCAGCGTCTGTGGACATTGCCCATGAGAACTGAGAGGGATGTGTGTACATTTCCCTATCACAATCACATGTCAGTTCTGGATCCCTAATACCATTTCATATATGGTCTTTTTCTCAATGGTCCATTAGGCAATAAAGAAGGTCCAAGGAGATGGAGGCAGGTGATTTTAAATTCACCACAGGCAGATATGCAGATTTACCTTTAataacatttttctgttttccacccattctttcccttcccagaTCCCAGTATTTCCTGAAGTGAAGGAATGCAGGGCagtgagaggaagaagagacCTCACATTCAGATGACACTACTTTATTTAACCCACAAAAGAGTTATATTGAGGGagtgaagaggagagaggagtggAGAGCTCCTACTCTTGCTTGAGGAACTGACAGCAGAGCCTGTGGGGTTGTCTTACACTCATTTGCATCATGTGGTACAGGTTTCTCTGCTGTTACAGCCCATGTCGCACTGAAGACTGCAGTCAAACTTGTACTGCCTGAGGTGACTGAGAAAATAGGGCTCCCtcacacatttaattttttttaactttttaaaattctccACTGTGTTATCGAAGATCCTTCATACTCAACTATTATGCCAGTGGGTGTGTGAGGATGGCACAGccatacaaacacagaaaatctgGGCATGAATAATTCCACAATGAAGACCACAAATGTCTAAAATTTCTGGTCAGTGGTTATAAAAAATGAACACAACACTTTCTTGTGGTTTATGCACGAATGCTGTGAAGACCTTTTAAGTATTCCAAGTCCCTCCTAGGTTTACATGTGTATGTTTGGTTTAATGTGTGATTGGATATGTGCCTGTATTTACAGCTCTGCTATCAGGACAGAGAAATAATAGTTGATAGTTGCTTTCATAGAAAAGAAcagataatttttcctttttttttttttttctaccaggaGGCCCCACTCTGCCTGCTCTGGGGCCCCACTTGGTCTGCCCCCATGCTGAGGTCCTTTCAGTGAAGCCATCTGCTCCCatctccacccctgcccccacccttgcTCCCCAGAATAGATAACTTCATTGTTTTgctaattaaaaaatcaaattaattgcCAATTTAATTTCACGTAACATTTCCTCTGTTTTGTAACACTTATAACGTGTTCTGTTTATAATTTTACTTGTTTAATTTATGTCTTGGTTctattttgatttattctgtgtgtggttgtactgaggcttgaactcaagacctcatgctgtTGCTTGGCA
This window encodes:
- the LOC125353624 gene encoding LOW QUALITY PROTEIN: putative vomeronasal receptor-like protein 4 (The sequence of the model RefSeq protein was modified relative to this genomic sequence to represent the inferred CDS: inserted 1 base in 1 codon), with the protein product MRYLLCTYCILTGPGVLGNILVLVRHVYTLVMGPEKQKPIYLIHIHLAVSNTIIICSIGARSRIATDLCFINFLGDVGCKTVIFMEKLAQGLSICTMSLLTTVQAITISPRTALWRKLRPQTAWQVLPYLLLIWVLNSLITSYLLHYMTALDSMNSSRTEVQEGYCHMHQSXAFSLVALQDVISQSLMGWSSGYMAFHLYKHHKRVLYLYSSKFENNSSPEIRATLSTFILMACFLFSLWADFISSIYLGSILRHDCTVLNMKVLLVLGYAGLSPFILISRNAPVSKY